The proteins below come from a single Megalops cyprinoides isolate fMegCyp1 chromosome 5, fMegCyp1.pri, whole genome shotgun sequence genomic window:
- the LOC118777883 gene encoding annexin A3-like, with product MASVWDDLDLLLDSPSSVTTATTVRGTIKDSSGFNAGEDATALRKAIEGIGTTEKTLIDVLAQRSNAQRQLIAKTYHEATGRTLIDDLKGDTHGDFEDLLVALVTPPVLYDCREVIRATKGAGTTDSTLIEIFASRSNKQIKALAEAYLAETGKQLRDGLKSEVSGDYGKALLILAEGARDESTNVNMAKAKEDAKALYEAGEKKWGTDESKFIKILCRRSVPQLRQMLVEYKSISGKTLQQSIEGEMSGLLEELLVAIVKCVKSVPAFLAERLFKSMKGTGTDEATLNRIMVSRSEIDMLDIRTEFKKLFGHSLYSFIESETSGDYRKTLLKICGGDDAA from the exons ATGGCATCTGTATGG GATGACTTGGATCTCCTCCTTGACTCGCCATCCTCTGTAACAACAGCG ACCACCGTTAGAGGGACCATCAAAGACAGCAGCGGCTTCAATGCGGGCGAAGATGCTACAGCTCTTCGGAAGGCTATTGAAGGAATTG gcaCAACAGAGAAGACACTGATTGATGTTTTGGCCCAGAGAAGCAATGCTCAGCGCCAGCTTATCGCTAAAACATACCATGAAGCAACAGGCAGG ACCCTCATTGATGACCTTAAAGGGGACACCCACGGTGACTTTGAAGACCTGCTGGTGGCTCTGGTCACACCCCCAGTGCTCTATGACTGTCGTGAGGTTATTCGGGCCACAAAA GGAGCTGGGACAACAGACAGCACTCTAATAGAAATCTTTGCCTCAAGAtccaacaaacaaataaaagctcTCGCTGAGGCATATTTAGCAG aaacgGGGAAGCAGCTGAGAGATGGGCTGAAGTCAGAAGTGTCAGGTGACTATGGCAAAGCTCTCCTCATCTTGGCTGAG GGAGCGAGAGACGAGAGCACAAACGTCAACATGGCGAAGGCTAAAGAGGACGCAAAG GCTCTGTATGAGGCTGGCGAGAAGAAGTGGGGGACAGATGAAAGCAAGTTCATCAAAATTCTGTGCCGCAGAAGCGTACCCCAGCTGAGACAAA TGCTGGTAGAATACAAGAGCATCAGCGGCAAGACCCTGCAGCAGAGCATCGAGGGCGAGATGTCCgggctgctggaggagctgttggTGGCCATCG TTAAATGTGTCAAAAGTGTGCCGGCCTTCCTGGCTGAACGACTCTTCAAAAGCATGAAG GGTACGGGAACGGATGAGGCCACCCTCAACAGGATAATGGTCAGCCGCTCTGAGATTGACATGCTGGACATCAGGACTGAATTCAAAAAGCTGTTTGGCCATTCACTCTATTCTTTCATTGAG TCAGAAACTTCTGGGGACTATCGCAAAACCCTGCTGAAGATCTGTGGAGGGGACGACGCTGCTTGA